Proteins encoded in a region of the Clostridium beijerinckii genome:
- a CDS encoding phosphate propanoyltransferase, which produces MHSEDVVKLITKIVVDKIKALENYKIPIGVSNRHVHLSQKDLDILYGLGYSLTKKIDLKQPGQFAANETVTIRGPKGEFENVRILGPIRSESQVEVSMTDSFRLGVKPPIKESGQLENTPGLEIIGPKGSVKIPNGTIIALRHIHMTPEYAEKMGVKDKEIVEVETMGERHGILGNVLIRVSDKSSLEMHVDVDEANACALKNDDFVILHRK; this is translated from the coding sequence ATGCATAGCGAAGATGTAGTAAAGTTAATTACTAAAATAGTTGTAGATAAAATCAAAGCATTAGAGAATTATAAAATTCCTATTGGCGTATCAAATAGGCATGTGCACCTAAGTCAAAAGGATTTAGATATTCTATATGGTCTAGGATATAGCTTAACTAAAAAAATTGATTTGAAACAACCAGGACAATTTGCAGCTAATGAAACTGTAACGATTAGAGGTCCTAAAGGTGAATTTGAAAATGTCCGTATTTTAGGACCGATAAGAAGTGAAAGTCAGGTTGAAGTTTCAATGACAGATAGTTTTAGATTGGGGGTAAAACCTCCAATTAAAGAATCAGGACAACTAGAAAATACTCCAGGACTTGAAATTATAGGACCTAAAGGGAGTGTGAAAATTCCAAACGGAACAATCATTGCTTTAAGACATATTCATATGACACCTGAATATGCTGAGAAAATGGGAGTGAAAGATAAGGAAATTGTTGAAGTGGAAACTATGGGCGAAAGACATGGTATCTTAGGTAATGTTTTAATAAGGGTTTCTGATAAGTCTTCTCTTGAAATGCATGTGGATGTTGATGAAGCTAATGCTTGTGCTTTAAAAAATGATGACTTTGTTATCCTGCATAGGAAGTAA
- a CDS encoding metallophosphoesterase family protein yields MRFIVFGDSKGKEKGINEKVLNTLMKETCKLDPTPKFIVICGDSVAGSNKEDVFNFQLKRLRGIVEKYHPNIPLLPVVGNHEVNIEPIDDRFEKILDQIYCDLNPCDFLEGYNRTAYYKDFEDTRLIILNAFHYGSTHKISEYQLKWFENTASKYKKNKLVFVHSPAYPTGAHLGHCLDLYPKYRDAFWRIVDKCNIDIVFSGHEHNYSRRIIDDSFSNGNSCYERKVNQVITGGGGEKLRDKYKSKQGIVVAPIAVYHYLVVDIEADYIKVCAISLKGKKLDEFIIVKTNF; encoded by the coding sequence ATGAGATTTATAGTCTTTGGTGATTCTAAAGGTAAAGAAAAAGGAATAAACGAAAAAGTTCTAAATACGCTAATGAAAGAAACATGCAAATTGGATCCTACTCCAAAATTCATCGTAATTTGCGGAGATTCTGTTGCCGGCAGTAATAAAGAAGATGTTTTTAATTTTCAACTCAAAAGACTAAGAGGAATAGTAGAAAAGTATCACCCTAATATTCCCTTACTTCCAGTAGTCGGTAATCATGAAGTGAATATAGAACCTATAGATGATAGATTCGAAAAGATACTTGATCAAATTTATTGCGACTTAAATCCATGTGATTTCCTTGAAGGTTATAATAGAACAGCTTATTACAAAGATTTTGAAGATACTAGGCTTATAATCCTTAATGCCTTCCATTACGGTTCAACTCATAAAATCAGTGAGTACCAGCTTAAGTGGTTCGAAAATACTGCTTCTAAATATAAAAAAAACAAACTAGTTTTTGTTCATTCTCCGGCTTATCCTACTGGAGCTCATCTCGGGCATTGCCTCGATTTATACCCTAAATATAGAGATGCCTTTTGGAGAATTGTAGATAAGTGCAATATAGATATAGTTTTCTCTGGACATGAGCATAACTATTCAAGAAGAATCATAGACGATTCCTTTAGCAACGGGAATTCCTGCTATGAAAGAAAAGTTAATCAAGTAATCACTGGTGGTGGTGGCGAAAAGCTTAGAGATAAATATAAAAGTAAGCAAGGAATAGTAGTCGCTCCTATAGCTGTATACCACTATTTAGTTGTAGATATAGAGGCTGATTACATTAAAGTATGTGCAATTAGCTTAAAAGGTAAGAAATTAGATGAATTTATTATAGTTAAAACAAATTTCTAG
- a CDS encoding 2-oxoacid:ferredoxin oxidoreductase subunit beta, producing MNNEIFLTSETAWCPGCGDHNILDALKQALIDLGKAPHEVLIVGGIGQAAKTPQYINTNGFCGLHGRSLPPAVAAKIVNKRLTVIVNTGEGDSYGEGGNHFIHNIRRNVDITHFVHDNQIYGLTKGQASPTTDIGHVTDVQPNGSNNIPMNPVALAITLGAGFVARAFSGDKEHLEKVMIEAINHKGYALVDILQPCVSFNKINTFQWYNKRVYKLGKEYDPSNKLKAIEKSMEWGDKIPLGILYKEEKSNFHDKVSFLKSGESLVESEIKINKIKEFMKDFL from the coding sequence ATGAATAATGAAATATTTCTAACATCAGAAACAGCTTGGTGTCCAGGATGTGGGGATCATAATATTCTTGATGCTCTAAAGCAAGCACTTATAGATTTAGGTAAGGCTCCACACGAAGTGCTTATTGTTGGTGGAATAGGCCAAGCTGCTAAAACACCTCAATATATAAATACTAATGGATTTTGTGGACTTCATGGAAGATCATTACCACCTGCAGTTGCAGCAAAGATTGTAAATAAAAGATTAACTGTAATAGTAAATACAGGAGAAGGGGATTCCTATGGAGAAGGAGGAAATCACTTTATTCATAATATTAGGCGTAATGTAGATATAACACATTTTGTTCACGATAACCAAATATATGGGTTAACAAAAGGGCAAGCATCACCTACAACTGACATCGGACATGTAACAGATGTTCAGCCAAATGGGTCAAATAACATTCCTATGAATCCAGTAGCGCTTGCAATAACGCTTGGTGCCGGTTTTGTTGCTAGAGCATTTAGTGGAGATAAGGAGCATTTGGAGAAAGTTATGATTGAAGCTATTAATCATAAAGGATACGCTCTTGTTGATATTTTACAGCCATGTGTGTCATTTAATAAAATTAATACATTCCAATGGTATAATAAAAGAGTTTATAAACTTGGAAAAGAATACGATCCAAGTAATAAATTGAAGGCTATTGAAAAATCAATGGAATGGGGAGATAAGATTCCTTTGGGAATTTTATATAAAGAAGAGAAATCCAACTTCCATGACAAAGTTAGCTTTTTAAAAAGTGGAGAATCACTTGTTGAAAGTGAAATTAAAATAAATAAGATCAAGGAGTTTATGAAAGATTTCCTATAA
- a CDS encoding aminopeptidase, whose amino-acid sequence MNTDTLRKYAELVVKKGINLQDKQQLLINSPIECAEFARLIAEEAYEAGAINVIVDYNDEELALIKYNKAPMESFEREPKHAVLSREQLIKEKTAFISISARDPELLSGVDPNKISTLAKTANRAMKDVSAAMMSNEVQWCVVSIPTKGWARKVFPDLSEADAVENLWDSIFSIVRADKESPIEAWNEHLEKLKNRKDYLNEKNFKYVYYKSEGTDLTVELPEGHLWLSGEENSKDGINFVANIPTEEVFTLPKRDGVNGYVTSKKPLNYGGNLIDNFKLALKDGKIVDFTAEKGEEILKGLLDTDEGSRYLGEVALVGYNSPISNSGLIFFNTLFDENASCHFAFGKAYPTCLKDGDNMSEEELIKNGANDSLTHVDFMVGSEELEIIGETANGEKIQVFKNGDWVI is encoded by the coding sequence ATGAATACAGATACATTAAGAAAGTATGCAGAGCTCGTTGTTAAGAAGGGCATAAATTTACAAGATAAGCAACAATTGCTTATAAATTCACCAATAGAATGTGCAGAGTTTGCTAGACTGATAGCAGAAGAAGCTTATGAAGCTGGTGCTATTAATGTTATAGTTGATTACAATGATGAAGAACTTGCCTTGATAAAATACAATAAAGCTCCTATGGAAAGTTTTGAAAGGGAGCCAAAACATGCTGTATTATCAAGAGAGCAACTTATAAAGGAGAAAACTGCATTTATAAGTATTTCTGCTAGAGATCCAGAGCTATTAAGCGGAGTAGATCCTAATAAGATTTCTACTTTAGCAAAAACAGCAAATAGAGCTATGAAAGATGTTAGTGCTGCCATGATGAGTAATGAAGTTCAATGGTGTGTTGTTTCAATACCTACAAAGGGATGGGCAAGAAAAGTATTCCCTGATTTATCAGAAGCAGATGCAGTAGAAAATCTTTGGGACTCAATTTTTAGTATAGTAAGAGCTGATAAGGAATCACCTATTGAAGCGTGGAATGAACATTTAGAAAAATTAAAAAATAGAAAAGATTATTTAAATGAAAAGAATTTTAAATATGTTTATTATAAATCAGAAGGCACAGATCTAACTGTAGAGCTTCCAGAAGGACATCTATGGTTAAGTGGTGAAGAAAATTCTAAAGATGGTATTAACTTTGTTGCTAATATACCGACAGAAGAGGTATTCACCCTTCCAAAGAGAGATGGAGTAAACGGCTATGTTACTAGTAAAAAGCCATTAAACTATGGAGGAAATTTAATTGATAACTTTAAGTTGGCATTGAAAGATGGTAAGATAGTTGACTTTACTGCAGAAAAGGGAGAAGAAATATTAAAAGGATTACTAGATACAGATGAAGGTTCTAGATATTTAGGAGAAGTTGCTCTAGTTGGTTATAACTCACCTATATCAAATTCGGGACTAATTTTCTTTAATACATTATTTGATGAAAATGCATCATGCCATTTTGCTTTTGGAAAAGCGTATCCAACTTGCCTAAAAGATGGTGACAATATGTCGGAAGAAGAACTAATAAAAAATGGAGCTAATGATTCGTTAACTCATGTAGATTTTATGGTAGGCTCAGAGGAGCTTGAAATAATAGGTGAAACCGCTAATGGAGAAAAGATCCAAGTATTTAAAAATGGTGATTGGGTTATATAA
- the pduA gene encoding propanediol utilization microcompartment protein PduA: MNNEALGMVETKGLVSAIEAADAMTKAANVMLVGYEKIGSGLVTVMVRGDVGAVKAAVDAGVAAARNVGEVISQHVIPRPHIDTEKILPKTL; encoded by the coding sequence ATGAATAATGAAGCTTTAGGAATGGTTGAAACAAAAGGCTTAGTTAGTGCAATAGAAGCAGCTGATGCAATGACAAAGGCAGCGAATGTTATGCTTGTTGGATATGAAAAAATTGGATCAGGACTTGTAACTGTAATGGTTCGAGGGGATGTTGGAGCAGTAAAAGCGGCTGTAGATGCTGGAGTTGCAGCTGCAAGAAATGTTGGCGAAGTGATTTCGCAACATGTTATTCCAAGACCACATATTGATACAGAAAAGATATTACCAAAAACTTTATAG
- a CDS encoding 2-oxoacid:acceptor oxidoreductase subunit alpha has product MIYNILIGGAAGLGMETISSILEKVLKRKGFEIFTIQDYMSRVRGGHNFFQIRFGNEQINSHWDDIDGIIALDKETIDLHIGRLKKDGFIIADEQIKLEDKRFFGLTLKALAKSIGNSKVYGSIALGAFVKLFNLDLSGIKEVLTEKFKEEIASKNFNAFEEGYKLVAPKYQIQPKNNDESILIGGNDAIALGAIAAGCKFYSAYPMTPSTSIMNYLASKMNEAEIVVEQAEDEIASINMAIGASYAGVRAMTGSSGGGFALMVEAVGLSGMLEVPLVIAEIQRPGPTTGLPTRTEQADLKFVISSSPGEIPKMVIALREPEDAFYQTIRAFNLADKYQIPVILLGDQFLADSIRTVKPFNFDKIKIERYLKDDEYINAKDYKRYELTKTGVSPRITPGKIPGLTVLVDSDEHDEYGHITESGEVRNKMNDKRLRKMEYLKEELLEPEFIGEENADTLLLAWGSLYSPVKEAIKLLNGRSGNNNKYCSLVFGDVWPLPEKNLRKYAKKVKNIINIEQNATGQLSGLIREYTGIECNSSILKYDGRPISSQEIYSKLVGGEQ; this is encoded by the coding sequence ATGATTTATAATATTTTAATTGGAGGAGCAGCTGGGTTAGGAATGGAGACCATTTCCTCTATATTAGAGAAAGTTTTAAAAAGGAAAGGCTTTGAAATATTTACTATACAAGACTATATGTCAAGGGTAAGAGGCGGGCATAATTTTTTTCAAATACGCTTTGGAAATGAGCAAATAAATTCCCATTGGGATGATATCGATGGAATAATCGCTTTAGACAAAGAAACAATTGATCTTCACATCGGCAGATTAAAGAAAGATGGGTTTATAATTGCTGACGAGCAAATTAAGCTTGAGGATAAAAGATTCTTTGGTCTTACTCTTAAAGCTTTAGCTAAGAGCATTGGAAATTCAAAAGTATATGGTAGCATAGCTTTGGGTGCTTTTGTAAAGTTATTTAATTTGGATTTAAGTGGCATTAAGGAAGTATTAACAGAAAAGTTCAAAGAGGAAATCGCCAGTAAAAATTTCAATGCATTTGAAGAAGGATACAAGCTAGTTGCACCAAAGTATCAAATTCAACCTAAGAACAATGATGAGAGTATTTTAATTGGAGGAAATGATGCTATTGCTCTTGGGGCTATTGCAGCAGGATGTAAATTTTATTCCGCTTATCCAATGACACCATCTACAAGTATAATGAATTATCTTGCTTCAAAGATGAATGAAGCAGAAATTGTAGTTGAACAGGCTGAAGATGAAATTGCTTCAATAAATATGGCTATTGGAGCCTCTTATGCAGGTGTTAGAGCAATGACAGGATCGTCTGGAGGAGGATTTGCGCTAATGGTAGAGGCTGTAGGCTTATCGGGAATGCTTGAGGTACCTCTTGTAATAGCAGAAATACAAAGACCTGGGCCTACTACAGGTTTGCCAACAAGAACAGAACAAGCAGATTTGAAATTTGTTATATCCTCATCACCAGGGGAAATACCTAAAATGGTAATAGCATTAAGGGAACCTGAAGATGCATTTTATCAAACTATAAGAGCATTTAATCTTGCTGATAAGTATCAAATACCAGTTATTTTACTTGGAGATCAGTTTTTAGCTGATAGTATAAGAACTGTAAAGCCTTTTAATTTTGATAAGATTAAAATAGAAAGGTATTTAAAAGATGATGAATATATAAATGCTAAAGATTATAAGCGTTATGAATTAACAAAGACAGGTGTTTCGCCACGTATAACGCCAGGTAAAATACCAGGATTAACAGTATTGGTAGATAGTGATGAACATGATGAATATGGACATATTACTGAATCAGGTGAAGTAAGAAATAAAATGAATGATAAGAGACTAAGGAAAATGGAATATTTAAAAGAAGAACTTTTAGAACCTGAATTCATCGGTGAAGAAAATGCAGATACTTTACTTTTAGCATGGGGATCATTATATAGTCCGGTTAAGGAAGCTATAAAACTTCTTAATGGACGTTCGGGAAATAATAATAAATACTGCTCATTAGTATTTGGGGATGTCTGGCCTTTACCTGAGAAAAATCTTAGGAAGTATGCGAAAAAAGTAAAAAATATAATAAATATAGAGCAAAATGCGACAGGACAACTATCAGGACTTATTAGAGAATATACAGGTATTGAATGCAATAGCAGTATCTTAAAATATGATGGAAGACCTATTTCATCTCAAGAAATATACAGTAAGCTAGTTGGAGGTGAGCAATAA
- a CDS encoding BMC domain-containing protein has translation MEACDEMLKSSNVELVLASPACPGKYIVILEM, from the coding sequence ATGGAAGCATGTGATGAAATGCTTAAATCTTCAAATGTCGAATTAGTTTTAGCTTCACCAGCATGTCCTGGGAAATACATAGTAATATTGGAGATGTAG
- a CDS encoding response regulator, whose product MYGVLIADDEPLMRASLKVMISKVEGFEVLYSVGSGEQAVEICKNNKIDIVFMDIMMPGESGIESSKKIYTINPSTTIFIVSSYNSFDFAIEALKTKVKEYISKPVSFSQIEKLLSNYKDENQNVKSEIEGNKYDSLLLMIKEKNYKKMYYEIPNIIDEMCSSKKSDTKLLREEFMQIGENLINSVQLLNKKPQKLNELFPMEEHLGNEKRFFEFWLFKVMNYVFQQNSIKKYSILNDVFSYIENHIEEEIGLNEIINNCSVSQGYLSRIFKRQFNISVMEYLHMRKISMAKSYFCFTDLSITDVAFKLGYNESSYFSKVFKKYENTTVYKYKKML is encoded by the coding sequence ATGTATGGAGTATTAATTGCAGATGATGAACCACTAATGAGAGCATCTTTAAAGGTTATGATATCTAAAGTTGAAGGATTTGAGGTCTTATATTCTGTTGGTAGCGGTGAGCAGGCAGTTGAGATATGTAAAAATAATAAAATAGATATTGTTTTTATGGACATCATGATGCCGGGTGAATCAGGGATAGAGTCTAGTAAAAAGATATACACCATTAATCCAAGTACCACTATTTTTATTGTATCATCTTATAACAGTTTTGATTTTGCAATTGAAGCTTTAAAAACTAAAGTTAAAGAGTATATATCAAAACCTGTATCCTTTTCTCAAATAGAAAAATTATTGAGTAATTATAAAGATGAGAATCAGAATGTTAAAAGTGAGATAGAAGGGAATAAGTATGATAGTCTACTTTTAATGATTAAAGAAAAAAATTACAAAAAAATGTATTATGAAATTCCTAATATAATAGATGAGATGTGTTCTTCTAAAAAGTCTGATACAAAGTTACTAAGAGAAGAATTTATGCAAATAGGAGAAAATCTTATTAATTCTGTCCAACTGCTAAACAAAAAGCCCCAAAAGCTTAATGAGCTATTTCCGATGGAAGAACATTTAGGCAATGAGAAAAGATTTTTCGAATTTTGGTTATTCAAAGTTATGAATTATGTTTTTCAACAAAATAGCATAAAAAAGTATTCAATATTAAATGATGTGTTTAGTTATATTGAAAATCATATTGAAGAAGAGATTGGGTTAAATGAGATAATTAATAATTGTTCAGTAAGCCAAGGCTATTTAAGTAGAATTTTTAAAAGGCAGTTTAACATAAGTGTTATGGAATATTTGCACATGAGAAAGATTAGTATGGCGAAAAGTTATTTTTGTTTTACTGATTTAAGTATTACGGATGTTGCATTTAAACTTGGATATAATGAGAGCAGTTATTTTAGCAAAGTGTTTAAGAAGTATGAAAATACAACGGTCTATAAATATAAAAAAATGTTGTAG
- a CDS encoding aldehyde dehydrogenase family protein: MDVDVVLVEKLVRQAIEEVKNKNLLNLDKVDSTKNYGIFETMDAAVEASFVAQKQLLNASMTNRQKYVDTIKATILKKENLELISRMSVEETEIGKYEHKLIKNRVAAEKTPGTEDLTTEAMTGDNGLTLVEYCSFGVIGAITPTTNPTETIICNSISMIAGGNTVVFSPHPRAKNVSIKLVTMLNKALEEAGAPDNLIATVKEPSIENTNIMMEHPKIRMLVATGGPAIVTKVMSTGKKAIGAGAGNPPVVVDETADIEKAAIDIVNGCSFDNNVPCIAEKEVFAVDQICDYLIHYMKLNGAYEIKDRNLIQKLLDLVTNENGGPKVSFVGKSAPYILNKLGISVDGSIKVIIMEVDKNHHFVLEEMMMPILPIVRTKDVDEAIECAYVAEHGNRHTAIMHSKNVDKLTKMARLLETTIFVKNAPSYAGIGVGGEGTTTFTIAGPTGEGLTTARSFCRKRRCVMVDSFNIR; this comes from the coding sequence ATGGATGTAGATGTAGTATTAGTTGAAAAACTAGTTAGACAAGCAATAGAAGAAGTGAAAAATAAAAACTTATTAAATTTGGATAAAGTTGATTCTACAAAAAATTACGGTATTTTTGAAACTATGGATGCGGCAGTTGAAGCATCATTTGTAGCACAAAAACAATTATTAAATGCTTCGATGACGAACAGACAAAAATATGTGGATACTATAAAAGCTACTATCTTGAAAAAAGAAAATCTAGAATTGATTTCAAGAATGTCTGTTGAAGAAACAGAAATAGGTAAATATGAACACAAATTAATTAAAAATAGAGTAGCAGCCGAAAAAACACCAGGAACAGAAGATTTAACTACAGAGGCTATGACAGGGGATAATGGGCTTACTTTAGTTGAATATTGTTCATTTGGAGTAATTGGAGCTATTACGCCTACTACAAATCCTACTGAAACTATCATTTGTAATTCTATTTCTATGATTGCTGGTGGAAATACAGTAGTGTTTAGCCCACATCCAAGAGCAAAAAACGTTTCAATAAAATTAGTAACTATGTTAAATAAAGCATTAGAAGAAGCAGGGGCTCCTGATAATCTTATAGCAACGGTTAAAGAACCTTCTATTGAAAATACAAATATTATGATGGAGCATCCAAAAATCCGAATGCTCGTAGCAACTGGTGGACCTGCTATTGTTACTAAGGTTATGTCCACGGGGAAAAAAGCTATTGGAGCAGGTGCTGGAAATCCGCCTGTTGTTGTTGATGAAACTGCTGATATAGAAAAAGCCGCTATTGATATTGTTAATGGATGCAGCTTTGATAATAATGTTCCATGTATAGCTGAAAAAGAAGTCTTTGCGGTTGATCAAATATGTGATTATTTAATACATTACATGAAACTGAATGGAGCTTATGAAATTAAAGATAGAAACTTAATTCAAAAGCTTTTAGATTTAGTTACAAATGAAAATGGCGGACCTAAGGTTTCTTTTGTAGGTAAAAGCGCACCATATATTTTAAATAAGCTTGGCATTTCAGTTGATGGTAGCATAAAAGTAATTATTATGGAAGTAGATAAGAATCATCATTTTGTTCTTGAAGAAATGATGATGCCTATTCTACCTATTGTAAGAACAAAAGATGTAGATGAGGCTATTGAATGTGCTTACGTTGCTGAGCATGGAAATAGACATACAGCTATAATGCATTCGAAAAATGTGGATAAACTTACAAAAATGGCAAGACTTTTAGAAACAACTATTTTTGTCAAAAATGCACCATCTTATGCTGGAATAGGTGTTGGTGGGGAAGGAACTACAACATTTACTATTGCAGGCCCTACTGGTGAAGGTTTAACAACAGCAAGGTCTTTCTGCAGAAAACGTAGGTGTGTTATGGTAGATTCATTTAATATAAGATAA
- a CDS encoding biotin/lipoyl-containing protein: protein MFNGKYLSYYGINIFSQKVTILRSQHIGAKAEPIDEVGDKVQKGDLIRDISGGKLGAKIHSSIDGIIKEITDESIVIVK from the coding sequence TTGTTTAATGGGAAATATTTATCATATTATGGAATTAATATTTTTTCTCAAAAAGTTACAATATTAAGATCACAACATATAGGTGCAAAAGCTGAACCTATAGATGAAGTTGGAGATAAAGTTCAAAAAGGTGATTTGATAAGAGACATTTCAGGTGGGAAGCTAGGAGCTAAGATTCATTCAAGCATAGATGGAATTATAAAAGAAATAACAGATGAAAGTATAGTTATAGTTAAATAA
- the eutJ gene encoding ethanolamine utilization protein EutJ codes for MLINSDILTEFSNLIAENKSNSFEGELKTGVDLGTANIVVSVVDANNNPIAGATYPSTVVKDGIVVDFVGAINIVKNLKAKVEEIIGRKLLTAATAIPPGIISGNVKCISNVVEAAGFEVINVVDEPTAAARVIDIKDGAVVDVGGGTTGISILKDGQVIFTADEATGGTHMTLVLAGYYGISIREAEELKKDPKKDKDIFPIIKPVVQKMASIVKRYLNGYDVSEIYVVGGASSFEEFNDVFEKEIGIKTIKFNEPLLVTPLGIAMNCNRG; via the coding sequence ATGTTAATAAATAGTGACATATTAACAGAATTCTCCAATTTGATTGCTGAAAATAAAAGTAATTCATTTGAAGGAGAGCTTAAAACGGGAGTTGACCTCGGAACGGCCAATATTGTTGTATCAGTTGTAGATGCCAATAATAATCCTATTGCAGGAGCTACTTACCCTTCTACAGTTGTTAAGGATGGAATTGTAGTAGATTTTGTAGGGGCTATAAATATAGTAAAAAATTTAAAAGCCAAGGTTGAAGAGATAATTGGTAGAAAGCTTCTAACAGCTGCAACTGCTATACCACCAGGAATTATTTCCGGTAATGTAAAGTGTATATCCAATGTTGTAGAAGCAGCAGGATTTGAAGTTATAAATGTTGTGGATGAGCCAACAGCGGCAGCTAGGGTGATAGACATTAAGGACGGTGCAGTTGTTGATGTTGGAGGTGGAACAACAGGAATTAGTATATTGAAGGATGGACAAGTAATTTTTACTGCTGATGAAGCAACTGGGGGTACACATATGACACTTGTGCTTGCAGGATATTATGGAATATCAATTAGGGAAGCAGAAGAATTAAAGAAAGATCCGAAAAAAGATAAAGATATATTTCCGATTATTAAACCTGTAGTTCAAAAAATGGCATCAATAGTAAAGAGATATTTAAACGGTTATGACGTATCAGAAATTTACGTTGTTGGAGGGGCTTCATCCTTTGAGGAATTTAATGACGTTTTTGAAAAAGAAATAGGTATTAAAACCATAAAGTTTAATGAGCCTTTATTAGTAACGCCTTTAGGCATTGCAATGAACTGTAATAGAGGATGA
- the metK gene encoding methionine adenosyltransferase, with the protein MSEYFVTSESVTEGHPDKICDQISDGILDAYLAQDNNSRVAVETMVSKNTIMIAGEVTSNAKVNIVDVAREVVKNIGYTKEEYGFDYKTCLVFTNINKQSPDIALGVDKIEENRKITKEILGAGDQGIMYGYAFNETDNYMPLTCDLANKLTMRLSKLRKSEGIPWIRPDGKSQITMKYDSNGNPINISSIVISIQHDPDIDYDYMKNVIEYEVIRNVIDSRWIKYDTKIHINPTGRFVIGGPAGDTGLTGRKIMVDTYGGIGRHGGGAFSGKDPTKVDRSAAYMARYVAKNMVAAKLADKVELSLSYVIGEAEPEAITINTFGTEKVDIKDIRKIIKETFSFSVANILEQLDLKKPQFFNTAAYGHFGRENKNFKWEKTDKVEILRKKAMQCVLENFK; encoded by the coding sequence ATGAGCGAATATTTTGTTACATCAGAATCTGTAACTGAAGGACATCCTGATAAAATTTGCGATCAGATATCGGATGGAATTTTAGATGCATATTTAGCACAGGACAATAATTCAAGGGTCGCAGTGGAAACCATGGTCTCAAAGAATACAATTATGATAGCAGGAGAGGTTACTTCAAATGCAAAGGTGAATATTGTTGATGTTGCAAGAGAGGTTGTAAAAAATATTGGTTATACGAAAGAAGAATATGGTTTTGATTATAAGACCTGCCTAGTGTTTACAAATATCAATAAACAGTCTCCAGATATTGCTTTAGGTGTTGACAAAATAGAAGAAAACAGGAAGATTACTAAAGAAATATTAGGAGCTGGTGATCAAGGAATTATGTACGGGTATGCCTTTAATGAGACTGATAATTATATGCCATTAACGTGTGATTTAGCCAATAAACTTACAATGAGGTTATCCAAACTTAGAAAAAGTGAAGGAATTCCTTGGATTCGTCCTGATGGTAAATCTCAGATTACAATGAAATATGATAGTAATGGGAATCCAATTAACATTTCAAGCATAGTAATTTCAATTCAACATGATCCAGATATTGACTATGATTATATGAAAAATGTTATTGAATATGAGGTTATTCGTAATGTTATTGATAGCAGGTGGATTAAATATGATACGAAGATACATATTAATCCTACCGGAAGATTTGTTATAGGTGGTCCTGCAGGCGATACGGGTTTAACGGGACGAAAAATTATGGTAGATACTTATGGTGGAATTGGAAGACATGGTGGTGGAGCCTTTTCAGGAAAAGACCCCACAAAAGTAGATAGATCAGCAGCATATATGGCAAGGTATGTGGCAAAAAATATGGTTGCTGCAAAGCTGGCTGATAAGGTTGAATTATCCTTAAGCTATGTAATTGGAGAAGCTGAACCAGAAGCAATAACTATTAATACATTTGGAACTGAGAAAGTAGATATTAAAGATATAAGAAAAATAATTAAAGAGACTTTTTCTTTTTCGGTTGCTAATATTTTAGAGCAACTTGATTTAAAGAAACCACAATTTTTTAATACAGCCGCCTATGGTCATTTTGGGCGTGAAAATAAAAATTTTAAATGGGAAAAAACTGATAAAGTGGAAATCTTGAGAAAGAAGGCAATGCAATGTGTTTTGGAAAATTTTAAATAG